One stretch of Serinicoccus hydrothermalis DNA includes these proteins:
- a CDS encoding IS1380 family transposase, with protein MRLSHRFTADSALFDDPNLVSAAGLVPVIALAERAGLGELSQQRLSVPTDKGANAGAKVCALVGGMVAGADSIDDMALLRHGAMKKLFSACYAPSTLGSFLRAFTFGHVRQLDAVASRVLTNLARLTPVVKGLDEYAVVDVDDTIIEVHGYAKQGAGFGYTRVRGLNALLATVSTDQAAPVVVAQRLRKGSVGSPRGADRLVADALATVARMRSNQASRPVLVRADSAFYGYPTIGAAVRAGAEVSVTVRLTSSIRAAIATIDEQAWTPIEYTDAIRDESTGAWISRAEVAEVPFTAFTAQARSHHVPGRLVVRRIPDLNPKKGEGQDQLFDTWRFHAFFTTTDADLLDTVAVDKVHRAHAVIENVNADLKSSALAHLPSGKFAANAAWLVLAVLAFNLTRAAATLTGHQLARATTATIRRTMVTVPARAASSARRLRLHLPTNWPWQQAWKRLFTTVCGPPLPATT; from the coding sequence ATGAGACTCTCTCACAGGTTCACGGCCGACTCCGCGCTGTTCGACGACCCGAACTTGGTGTCGGCGGCGGGCCTGGTGCCGGTGATCGCACTGGCCGAGCGGGCCGGGCTCGGTGAGCTCTCGCAGCAGCGGCTCAGCGTGCCCACGGACAAGGGCGCCAACGCGGGGGCGAAGGTGTGTGCGCTGGTGGGCGGGATGGTCGCTGGGGCGGACAGCATCGATGACATGGCGCTGCTGCGCCACGGCGCGATGAAGAAGCTCTTCTCCGCCTGCTACGCACCCTCGACGCTGGGCTCGTTCCTGCGGGCGTTCACCTTCGGCCACGTCCGCCAGCTGGATGCCGTCGCCTCCCGGGTGTTGACCAACCTGGCCCGCCTCACCCCGGTGGTCAAGGGCCTGGACGAGTACGCGGTGGTGGACGTGGATGACACGATCATCGAGGTCCACGGGTACGCCAAGCAGGGCGCCGGGTTCGGCTACACCCGGGTGCGCGGGTTGAACGCGCTGCTGGCCACCGTGTCCACCGACCAGGCTGCCCCGGTGGTCGTGGCCCAGCGGCTGCGCAAGGGCTCGGTCGGCTCCCCGCGGGGAGCCGACCGGCTGGTCGCCGACGCCCTGGCGACCGTGGCCAGGATGCGCAGCAACCAGGCAAGCCGGCCCGTTCTGGTGCGTGCAGACTCGGCGTTCTACGGGTACCCCACCATCGGTGCCGCCGTCCGGGCCGGCGCGGAGGTCTCCGTCACCGTGCGGCTGACCAGCAGCATCCGGGCCGCGATCGCCACCATCGACGAGCAGGCGTGGACCCCGATCGAGTACACCGACGCCATCCGGGACGAGAGCACCGGGGCGTGGATCTCCCGTGCCGAGGTCGCCGAGGTCCCCTTCACCGCGTTCACCGCTCAGGCCCGCTCCCATCACGTGCCCGGCCGCCTGGTCGTGCGCCGCATCCCTGACCTGAACCCCAAGAAGGGTGAGGGCCAGGACCAGTTGTTCGACACCTGGCGCTTCCACGCGTTCTTCACCACCACCGACGCCGACCTCCTGGACACCGTCGCCGTTGACAAGGTCCACCGCGCCCACGCGGTCATCGAGAACGTCAACGCTGACCTGAAGAGCTCTGCCCTGGCGCACCTGCCTTCCGGCAAGTTCGCCGCGAACGCCGCGTGGCTCGTGCTCGCGGTTCTCGCGTTCAACCTCACCCGTGCCGCCGCCACGCTGACCGGCCACCAGCTGGCTCGAGCGACCACCGCCACCATCCGCCGGACCATGGTCACCGTGCCCGCCCGGGCAGCGTCCTCGGCCCGGCGACTCCGTCTGCACCTGCCTACGAACTGGCCCTGGCAGCAGGCCTGGAAGCGACTGTTCACCACCGTCTGCGGACCACCCCTACCGGCCACGACCTGA